From a single Desulfitibacter sp. BRH_c19 genomic region:
- a CDS encoding molybdopterin-guanine dinucleotide biosynthesis protein MobB, whose translation MAKMISLVGRSNVGKTTHLEKVLREIKSRGYKVATIKHDVHGFDIDVPGKDTWKHAQAGADTVVISSPNKIAIIEKLSEEKTLDEIAEKLQNVDIIITEGYKRANKPKIEIVRMERGTEPLCDAKELLALVTDCDIDMDVPKFSFEDVSALVDLIEKKFIR comes from the coding sequence ATGGCAAAAATGATTTCATTAGTTGGTAGATCAAATGTAGGCAAGACCACTCACTTGGAGAAAGTTTTAAGGGAAATAAAGTCTCGTGGGTATAAGGTAGCTACTATCAAGCATGATGTTCATGGTTTTGATATAGATGTGCCTGGAAAGGATACTTGGAAACACGCTCAAGCTGGGGCAGATACTGTGGTTATTTCATCTCCCAATAAAATAGCCATAATTGAAAAACTATCTGAGGAGAAAACATTGGATGAGATTGCAGAGAAGCTGCAAAATGTAGATATTATTATTACAGAAGGTTATAAAAGAGCCAATAAACCCAAAATCGAAATAGTTAGAATGGAAAGAGGCACAGAGCCTTTATGTGATGCTAAAGAATTACTAGCATTAGTTACAGATTGTGATATTGATATGGATGTACCTAAATTTAGTTTTGAAGATGTTTCCGCATTGGTTGATCTAATTGAAAAAAAGTTTATCCGATAA
- a CDS encoding spermidine synthase (catalyzes the formation of spermidine from putrescine and S-adenosylmethioninamine), which produces MEGIWFTEKQLPGLAVSCLVKKTLHHEKSEYQDVKVVDTDTFGTMLLLDNVIQTNVRDEFVYHEMISFPALNTHPNPENVLVIGGGDGGTIREVAKHPKVKKATLVEIDGVVVEVSKKYLPSISAGLKDPKVEVKIGDGIKHVKDNKNTYDVILVDSTDPIGPAVGLFSKEFYTDVFNALKEDGIFVAQTASPFFNGDMIKRIHKDLAGIFPVKDLYVATVPTYPGGYWCFTMGSKKHNPREITKESIAAPNTKYYSPEVHFAAFALPPFVEEFVK; this is translated from the coding sequence ATGGAAGGAATTTGGTTCACAGAAAAACAATTACCAGGATTAGCGGTTTCTTGTTTAGTAAAGAAGACTTTACATCATGAAAAAAGTGAGTATCAAGATGTGAAAGTAGTTGATACAGATACCTTTGGTACAATGCTACTTCTAGATAATGTTATTCAAACAAATGTAAGAGATGAGTTTGTCTATCATGAAATGATTAGTTTCCCAGCACTTAATACCCATCCAAACCCAGAAAATGTTCTTGTTATCGGTGGTGGAGATGGAGGAACTATTAGAGAAGTTGCCAAACATCCCAAGGTAAAGAAAGCCACTTTAGTTGAAATTGACGGAGTTGTGGTTGAAGTAAGTAAAAAGTATTTACCATCAATTTCTGCTGGATTAAAAGACCCAAAGGTTGAAGTGAAAATTGGTGATGGCATTAAGCATGTCAAAGATAATAAGAATACATATGATGTTATTTTAGTAGACTCAACTGACCCAATTGGGCCAGCTGTTGGGTTGTTTTCTAAAGAGTTTTATACTGACGTATTTAATGCACTAAAGGAAGATGGAATTTTCGTTGCCCAAACTGCTTCACCTTTCTTTAATGGAGATATGATAAAAAGAATTCATAAAGATTTAGCTGGGATATTTCCAGTTAAAGACTTGTATGTAGCCACAGTTCCTACATATCCAGGAGGATACTGGTGCTTTACAATGGGTAGCAAAAAGCATAACCCGAGGGAAATAACTAAAGAAAGTATTGCTGCACCTAATACAAAATATTACAGCCCTGAA
- a CDS encoding spore photoproduct lyase translates to MQTFKPKRVLFEQGALDYPLGEKLYTQFKNDKDVAVTIIGSHNRVIGIPGKSPQEGFKEAKKTLVVGVRKSSDFQTCKPSAHYQLPLSTSCPGMCEYCYLHTTLGKKPYLRIYVNIHEVLAKAKEYIDGRLPEITVFEGAATSDPLALEHLTGNLEETIRFFSGESHGRFRFVTKYAEVNSLLNINHNGNTRFRFSINTPYVITKFEHNTPGLKERLAAARKVAKAEYPLGFIIGPVIIYDGWEDDYKSLFLSLQNDLQKVVKEAITFEIITHRYTTRAKNNIMDIFPNTDLPMDEEERQLKYGQFGYTKYLYPKEDMKSINNIFKGMIGKYFPNSKIEYFV, encoded by the coding sequence GTGCAAACCTTTAAACCTAAAAGAGTTTTATTTGAGCAAGGGGCTTTGGATTATCCCCTAGGAGAAAAATTATATACTCAATTCAAAAATGATAAAGATGTGGCTGTTACAATAATTGGTTCCCACAATAGGGTTATAGGCATACCCGGAAAAAGTCCACAAGAGGGCTTCAAGGAGGCAAAAAAGACCCTTGTAGTTGGAGTTAGGAAAAGTAGTGATTTTCAGACCTGTAAACCATCAGCTCATTATCAACTACCATTATCAACCAGTTGCCCTGGAATGTGTGAGTATTGTTACCTTCACACAACCCTTGGGAAAAAGCCCTATTTGAGGATCTATGTTAATATTCATGAAGTTCTAGCTAAAGCCAAGGAGTACATAGATGGTAGATTACCGGAAATAACAGTTTTTGAAGGAGCGGCTACCTCAGACCCGCTTGCTTTAGAACACCTAACTGGCAATTTGGAGGAAACAATTAGATTTTTTTCAGGTGAATCCCATGGAAGGTTTAGATTTGTGACAAAGTATGCTGAGGTTAATTCCCTGTTAAATATTAATCATAATGGAAACACTAGATTTCGCTTTAGTATAAATACGCCCTATGTAATTACAAAATTTGAGCACAATACACCTGGTTTGAAAGAACGCCTGGCAGCTGCTAGAAAAGTGGCAAAAGCTGAATATCCATTAGGATTTATTATTGGCCCAGTCATAATTTATGACGGCTGGGAAGATGACTATAAATCTCTATTTTTGAGCTTACAAAATGATTTGCAAAAGGTGGTTAAAGAAGCCATAACTTTTGAAATAATAACGCATCGCTACACTACGAGGGCCAAAAATAATATAATGGATATCTTTCCAAATACTGACCTTCCAATGGATGAAGAAGAAAGACAACTAAAATATGGACAGTTCGGTTATACAAAGTACTTATATCCTAAAGAAGATATGAAAAGCATTAATAATATATTTAAGGGAATGATCGGAAAATATTTTCCAAATAGTAAGATTGAATACTTTGTATAA
- a CDS encoding proline dehydrogenase yields the protein MSNVARKVVLTVAENKLVTNFVNKYGLALGAKRFVAGEKIDNAINAIKQLNAKGISATLDNLGESCYEAKTATDGTMEAIRILEVISDIGVDSNLSVKLTQLGLDIDQEFCLSNLMEIVGKANELDNFVRIDMEDSSKVDATIAVFRELKEKYPNNVGLALQSYLYRTEKDMDNLSDLKPNFRLMKGAYNEPKEVAFPLKKDVDDNLVKIIKKHLDAGFYTAIASHDENIINISKDYISKKNIPTSQYEFQMLYGICSNLQEQLVREGHKVRCYVPYGTDWYPYFSRRLAERPANIVFILKNLLKK from the coding sequence TTGAGTAATGTTGCTAGAAAGGTAGTATTAACAGTTGCTGAGAATAAGCTTGTAACAAATTTTGTGAATAAGTATGGACTCGCTCTTGGAGCAAAACGCTTTGTTGCTGGAGAAAAAATAGATAATGCGATTAATGCTATCAAACAATTAAATGCAAAGGGCATTTCTGCCACACTAGATAATCTGGGAGAAAGTTGCTATGAAGCCAAAACAGCTACTGATGGTACCATGGAAGCTATTAGAATATTAGAGGTTATTAGTGATATTGGTGTTGACAGCAATTTGTCGGTTAAATTAACTCAATTAGGGTTAGATATTGATCAGGAATTTTGCCTGAGCAATTTGATGGAAATTGTAGGTAAAGCTAACGAGCTTGATAACTTTGTGAGAATAGATATGGAAGATTCATCAAAGGTGGATGCTACAATAGCTGTCTTTAGAGAATTAAAGGAAAAATATCCAAACAATGTTGGGTTAGCTCTTCAATCCTATCTATATAGAACTGAAAAAGATATGGATAACCTATCAGATTTAAAACCAAACTTTCGATTAATGAAGGGTGCATATAACGAACCAAAAGAGGTAGCATTTCCACTAAAGAAAGATGTTGATGATAACTTAGTAAAAATCATTAAAAAGCACTTAGATGCAGGTTTTTATACAGCAATTGCCTCTCACGACGAGAATATAATAAATATTTCTAAAGATTATATCTCAAAGAAAAACATACCAACTTCTCAGTATGAATTTCAGATGCTTTATGGTATATGCTCAAATCTTCAAGAACAGCTTGTTAGGGAAGGGCACAAGGTGCGTTGCTACGTTCCCTATGGGACAGACTGGTATCCGTACTTTTCACGAAGATTAGCCGAACGACCTGCTAATATCGTATTTATACTAAAAAATCTACTTAAAAAATAA
- a CDS encoding AraC family transcriptional regulator: protein MKINGSKIREIREERGMSLAELAAKSKVSVSFLSEIETGRKSPSLRTIEKIINVLNISKSIFLSENMIQGIELGERVRLIRNEKNLTLSKIAERTGYSISYMSDIETGKVLPSIEAVKKLADVLDVPVTTIVDSNLTFGQKLKRVREEQGITQSNIATLSNLSTGLIGQLETGKVQPSLSTIEKIAEALSISPCYFILNGAGPEDMLRQMSPDLKDLLANKEVQSVLKLLCHSNKKEIEFILNFIKLYKQTGLNDDQEEES, encoded by the coding sequence ATGAAAATTAATGGTTCTAAAATTAGGGAGATCCGGGAGGAAAGGGGAATGTCCCTTGCTGAGCTAGCAGCAAAGTCCAAGGTTTCCGTTTCCTTTTTAAGTGAGATAGAGACAGGCAGAAAAAGCCCATCATTACGAACAATTGAAAAGATTATAAATGTATTAAATATTTCTAAAAGCATTTTTTTATCTGAAAATATGATTCAGGGCATAGAATTAGGTGAAAGAGTTAGATTAATAAGAAATGAAAAGAACCTTACTTTGTCCAAAATTGCAGAAAGAACTGGTTACTCAATTTCATATATGAGTGATATTGAAACAGGCAAAGTTCTACCATCTATAGAAGCTGTGAAAAAACTTGCTGATGTGTTAGATGTGCCAGTTACTACTATTGTTGATTCCAATTTAACCTTTGGACAAAAATTAAAACGTGTCAGAGAAGAACAAGGAATAACCCAGAGTAACATTGCTACCCTTTCAAACCTTTCAACAGGATTAATAGGACAACTTGAAACTGGAAAAGTACAACCATCTTTATCAACTATAGAAAAAATTGCTGAAGCCTTGTCAATTTCGCCATGTTATTTTATACTTAATGGTGCTGGACCTGAGGACATGCTTCGACAAATGAGCCCTGACTTAAAAGATCTTCTGGCAAATAAGGAAGTTCAATCAGTTTTAAAACTACTTTGTCATAGTAACAAAAAGGAAATAGAATTTATATTAAATTTTATAAAGTTATATAAACAAACTGGACTAAATGATGACCAAGAGGAGGAATCATAA
- a CDS encoding nicotinate phosphoribosyltransferase produces the protein MKRNEIDTLEKVKNLKIDKNRPFFSAEHEEILNGAVTDIYFIRTNEILKKEGLADTPVTAEVFMRRSGILAGIDEAKNLLRDKDIKVWALKEGQACQAKDVVMRIEGPYSEFGIHETAILGILAHSSGWATAAHEIKQIVKEKSFFSFGARHVHPSVAPVMERAALVGGASGASCVLGAKLFGVDPVGTAPHTVFLIMGDTVKAAEAYDKHMPEDASRLILVDTFKDEAEEALRVANALKDKLYGIRLDTPSERGGVRPELIKEVRARLDQAGFNHVKIFVSGGLNPEKIEKHIAAGADAFGVGSYISSRPPIDMTMDIKEINGKPIAKRGRIPGKTVTDGLERII, from the coding sequence GTGAAAAGAAATGAAATAGATACGCTAGAAAAGGTAAAAAATCTTAAAATAGATAAAAATAGACCTTTTTTTTCAGCAGAACATGAGGAAATACTAAATGGAGCAGTTACGGATATATACTTTATAAGGACCAATGAGATCCTTAAAAAAGAAGGGCTGGCAGATACACCTGTTACTGCAGAGGTTTTTATGAGGCGTTCTGGTATACTAGCTGGTATAGATGAAGCAAAAAATCTCTTGAGGGACAAAGATATTAAAGTATGGGCTTTAAAAGAAGGACAGGCTTGCCAGGCTAAAGATGTGGTAATGAGAATAGAAGGCCCTTATAGTGAGTTTGGAATACACGAGACAGCCATACTAGGAATATTAGCACATTCTAGTGGGTGGGCCACAGCAGCTCATGAAATCAAACAGATTGTCAAAGAAAAATCCTTTTTTTCTTTTGGTGCAAGGCACGTGCACCCAAGCGTTGCTCCAGTCATGGAAAGAGCTGCCTTGGTAGGTGGTGCTAGTGGTGCTAGCTGTGTTTTAGGTGCAAAATTGTTTGGAGTAGACCCTGTTGGAACTGCCCCTCACACGGTTTTCCTAATTATGGGGGATACAGTTAAAGCTGCTGAGGCCTATGATAAACACATGCCAGAAGATGCATCACGTTTGATATTGGTGGATACATTTAAAGATGAAGCTGAAGAAGCCTTAAGAGTTGCAAATGCACTTAAGGATAAGCTTTATGGCATTAGACTAGATACACCTAGTGAAAGAGGAGGCGTAAGACCAGAACTAATCAAGGAAGTAAGAGCAAGACTAGATCAAGCAGGTTTTAACCATGTAAAGATCTTTGTCTCGGGAGGACTGAATCCAGAAAAAATAGAAAAACACATTGCAGCAGGTGCAGATGCCTTTGGAGTAGGTAGCTATATATCAAGTAGGCCACCCATTGACATGACAATGGATATTAAAGAAATTAATGGAAAACCCATAGCAAAAAGGGGAAGAATACCTGGAAAAACTGTAACAGATGGATTAGAAAGAATAATATAA